A stretch of the Streptosporangium sp. NBC_01755 genome encodes the following:
- a CDS encoding helix-turn-helix domain-containing protein, with protein sequence MNVSNANAREVDPALWERPQMRQALAARDMATVYRLLQRIGVSQRHIAALTAQSQSEISEILKGRQVMAYDVLGRIADGLGIPRGYMGLAYDASCTAPAPAAAADQRDDSNEDEQVRRLLAHAAQVTIGAASGDAEEWTEPVTSTETPVPHRIGMADVEQIETVTRTLRALDYRHGGGVCRDAVVAQLAWSQRLLRAACPESVTLRLHQALADQHNLAGWTSFDVGLYGSARSHLARALEQAKHARNSSLAANVLYRMGRVHLHCDRVLDALRFFQLGQICAQDASCERTVAMLFANEAWAYALLGDSDLALKSINRAADELARARDRGSPAWVSFFGAADLDATSGMVHADLAETHLDSHLDVAERFLTDALGQRDPSMARSRAFELTALATVQLRAGDMTAGIANGNEAVTLATEIRSMRIIDRLAPLQAVAMMRAHAGDAQDLARRISAVRAA encoded by the coding sequence ATGAACGTCAGCAACGCGAACGCGCGGGAAGTCGACCCCGCACTCTGGGAACGCCCGCAGATGCGACAGGCTCTGGCCGCCCGCGACATGGCCACCGTGTACCGGTTACTGCAGCGGATCGGCGTCTCCCAGCGTCACATCGCCGCCCTCACCGCACAGTCCCAGTCGGAGATCTCCGAGATCCTCAAGGGCCGCCAGGTGATGGCGTACGACGTGCTGGGCCGGATCGCCGACGGCCTGGGAATCCCACGTGGCTACATGGGCCTGGCCTACGACGCCTCCTGCACGGCACCGGCCCCGGCGGCGGCGGCCGACCAGCGCGACGACTCCAATGAGGACGAGCAGGTACGCCGCCTGCTCGCGCACGCCGCGCAGGTGACCATCGGCGCGGCATCCGGGGACGCGGAAGAGTGGACCGAGCCGGTGACGTCCACGGAGACCCCCGTCCCGCACCGTATCGGCATGGCCGACGTCGAGCAGATCGAGACGGTGACCCGCACGCTGCGCGCCCTGGACTACCGGCATGGGGGAGGGGTCTGCCGCGACGCGGTGGTGGCACAGCTGGCCTGGTCACAGCGGCTGCTGCGGGCCGCCTGCCCGGAGTCGGTCACCTTGCGCCTGCACCAGGCACTGGCCGACCAGCACAACCTCGCGGGCTGGACCTCCTTCGACGTCGGCTTGTACGGCTCGGCCAGAAGCCACCTGGCCCGCGCGCTCGAACAGGCCAAACACGCGAGGAACTCCTCGCTGGCGGCCAACGTCCTGTACCGGATGGGCCGTGTCCACCTCCACTGCGACCGCGTCCTGGACGCGCTGCGGTTCTTCCAGCTCGGACAGATCTGCGCGCAGGACGCCAGCTGCGAGCGGACCGTGGCGATGCTCTTCGCCAACGAGGCGTGGGCCTACGCCCTGCTGGGCGACAGCGATCTCGCCCTTAAGTCGATCAACAGGGCGGCCGACGAGCTGGCCCGTGCCCGCGACCGGGGGTCCCCGGCCTGGGTGAGCTTCTTCGGCGCCGCCGACCTCGACGCCACGAGCGGCATGGTCCACGCCGACCTCGCCGAGACCCACCTCGACAGTCACCTCGACGTCGCCGAGCGTTTCCTCACCGACGCGCTCGGGCAGCGTGACCCGAGTATGGCCAGGAGCAGGGCCTTCGAGCTGACCGCCCTGGCGACGGTGCAGCTCAGAGCCGGTGACATGACCGCCGGGATCGCCAACGGCAACGAGGCCGTCACCCTGGCGACCGAGATCCGCTCGATGAGGATCATCGACCGCCTCGCGCCGCTGCAGGCGGTCGCCATGATGCGGGCGCACGCGGGCGACGCCCAGGACCTCGCCCGGCGCATCTCGGCGGTGCGCGCGGCATGA
- a CDS encoding phosphotransferase enzyme family protein: MTMTADQATDQATDQATDQATDQATDQAGDHAADHAGGLTRDRLQSLLASACDRAGLAPGDAELIKFTNNAVFRLRRAPVVVRIAGSSAARSRVPTVVRVARWLADHDFPAVRLLPGCEQPLQVEGHLVTLWEHTPEVGPRPGGGDLAVLLRRLHRLPDPPVDLPEWAPMTEVRQRLDEPEDLSEGDHAFLLDECDEVEERLAALDYALPAGVIHGDVFMGNVIAGPKGPVLCDFDSTGIGPREWDLAPVAVGRLRMDYPADEHTSFAEGYGFDVTRWRGFPVLRRLRELKLVTSVLPVLRSNPGIRSQWEHRMRSFKARDQTVRWQPYR; this comes from the coding sequence ATGACGATGACCGCCGACCAGGCCACCGACCAGGCCACCGACCAGGCCACCGACCAGGCCACCGACCAGGCCACCGACCAGGCTGGCGACCATGCCGCCGACCACGCCGGCGGCCTCACCCGCGACCGGCTTCAGTCGTTGCTGGCATCGGCCTGTGACCGGGCCGGACTCGCGCCCGGCGACGCCGAGCTGATCAAGTTCACGAACAACGCGGTCTTCCGCCTGCGCCGGGCGCCCGTCGTGGTGCGCATCGCCGGATCCTCGGCCGCCCGCTCGCGCGTGCCGACCGTGGTGCGGGTCGCCCGCTGGCTGGCCGACCACGACTTTCCCGCGGTGCGGCTCCTGCCGGGCTGCGAGCAGCCGCTCCAGGTGGAGGGCCACCTGGTCACCCTGTGGGAGCACACCCCCGAGGTGGGCCCGCGTCCCGGCGGCGGCGACCTGGCCGTCCTGCTCAGGCGCCTGCACAGGCTGCCGGACCCGCCGGTGGACCTGCCGGAGTGGGCCCCGATGACCGAGGTCCGCCAGCGGCTCGACGAACCGGAGGACCTCTCCGAGGGCGACCATGCCTTCCTGCTGGACGAGTGCGACGAGGTCGAGGAGCGGCTCGCCGCACTCGACTACGCGCTCCCCGCCGGGGTCATCCACGGCGACGTGTTCATGGGCAACGTCATCGCCGGGCCCAAGGGGCCGGTGCTGTGCGACTTCGACAGCACCGGGATCGGCCCGCGCGAGTGGGACCTGGCCCCGGTGGCGGTCGGCCGCCTGCGGATGGACTACCCCGCCGACGAGCACACGTCGTTCGCCGAGGGCTACGGCTTCGACGTCACCCGCTGGCGCGGATTTCCGGTGCTGCGCCGCCTTCGCGAGCTGAAGCTGGTCACCAGTGTCCTGCCCGTCCTGCGCAGCAACCCGGGCATCCGGTCGCAGTGGGAACACCGGATGCGCAGTTTCAAAGCCCGTGACCAGACGGTCAGGTGGCAGCCGTACCGGTGA
- a CDS encoding class II glutamine amidotransferase: MCRLFGLSSTPERTRATFWLLDAPDSLSYQSHREPDGTGLGYFDDDGTPHMHKAPIAAYEDRCFAEEAKEVESTTFLAHVRFASTGDLEVRNTHPFLQDGRLFAHNGVIEGLDDLEAELGKDREPVRGTPTQSASSR, from the coding sequence ATGTGCCGTCTGTTCGGCCTGAGCAGCACCCCTGAACGTACGCGTGCCACCTTCTGGCTGCTGGACGCCCCGGACAGCCTGAGTTACCAGAGCCACCGCGAACCCGACGGGACCGGCCTGGGCTACTTCGACGACGACGGCACCCCGCACATGCACAAGGCTCCCATCGCCGCCTACGAGGACCGGTGTTTCGCCGAGGAGGCCAAGGAGGTGGAGTCCACCACCTTTCTGGCGCACGTCCGTTTCGCCTCCACCGGCGATCTGGAGGTACGCAACACGCACCCCTTCCTGCAGGACGGGCGGCTCTTCGCGCACAACGGGGTGATCGAGGGACTGGACGACCTCGAGGCGGAACTGGGGAAGGACCGGGAGCCGGTCAGGGGGACACCGACTCAGAGCGCTTCTTCGCGCTGA
- a CDS encoding TIGR03621 family F420-dependent LLM class oxidoreductase: MAEIRPFRFGVEAAGASNAGRWRDTARAVEDLGYRTLLVIDHLGDQLAPVPAMLAAADATTTLRVGSHMLANEFRHPALLAKEAATVDLLSEGRLELGLGAGWNRAEHDRIGVGLPAPPTRVDRLAEAIAVVKGLLEHESFSFSGRHYILDEVAGLPRPVQRPRPPLMVGGGGRAILSLAAREADIVGLNANLASSRSDASSAATMTGAATAAKVEWIRAAAGSRFDALELSVRVYYTAVTSDAEAAAAELGPLTGLPVAEALRSPHLLLGDTERLVDSLQEYREMYGISYFVITADAYEAFAGVVSRLG, from the coding sequence TCGAGGATCTCGGCTACCGGACACTGCTCGTCATCGATCATCTCGGCGACCAGCTCGCACCGGTTCCGGCGATGCTGGCGGCTGCCGACGCCACGACGACGCTGAGGGTCGGCTCGCACATGCTCGCCAACGAGTTCCGCCATCCGGCGTTGCTGGCGAAGGAGGCGGCCACCGTCGACCTGCTGTCGGAGGGACGGTTGGAGCTCGGCCTCGGGGCGGGGTGGAACCGCGCCGAGCACGACCGGATCGGGGTGGGGCTGCCCGCCCCGCCCACCCGGGTGGACCGGCTGGCCGAGGCGATCGCCGTCGTCAAGGGTCTGCTGGAGCACGAGTCGTTCAGCTTCTCCGGCCGCCATTACATCCTCGACGAGGTGGCCGGACTGCCCCGGCCGGTGCAGCGGCCGAGGCCGCCGCTGATGGTGGGCGGCGGTGGGCGGGCGATCCTGTCGCTGGCCGCGCGCGAGGCCGACATCGTCGGCCTGAACGCCAACCTGGCGTCGAGCCGTTCGGACGCCTCCAGCGCGGCGACCATGACCGGGGCGGCCACCGCCGCCAAGGTGGAGTGGATCCGGGCCGCGGCCGGATCCCGGTTCGACGCGCTGGAACTCAGCGTCCGGGTCTACTACACGGCGGTGACCTCGGACGCGGAAGCGGCGGCCGCGGAGCTCGGCCCGCTCACCGGGTTGCCGGTCGCCGAAGCGCTGCGCTCGCCCCACCTGCTGCTGGGCGACACCGAGCGGCTGGTGGACTCCCTCCAGGAATATCGCGAAATGTACGGTATTTCCTATTTTGTAATTACGGCCGATGCCTATGAGGCGTTCGCCGGGGTCGTCTCCAGGCTGGGATAA